One Roseburia rectibacter DNA window includes the following coding sequences:
- the mutS gene encoding DNA mismatch repair protein MutS, translated as MMQQYLKTKEEYKDCILFYRLGDFYEMFFDDAIVVSKELELTLTGKSCGTEERAPMCGVPYHAVEGYLNKLVANGHKVAICEQVEDPKLAKGLVKREVIRIVTPGTNTDMQALDESKNNYIMCIVYLADKYGISLADISTGDYFVTEVDSERKLIDEINKFAPSEIICNESFYMSGVDLSDMKHRLGIAVYSLESWYFSDETAENTLKEHFKVQSLEGLGLSDYACGTIAAGALLRYLYETQKNDLGNLSSIHPYSTGKYMIIDSSTRRNLELVETLREKQKRGSLLWVLDKTKTAMGARTLRAYVEQPLIDKAEIELRQEAIGELNDHVITREELREYLNPIYDLERLITRVTYRTANPRDLIAFKNSISMLPPIKSLLDEFDGALLKNIQNDIDSMEELCSLIDNSIMEEPPISVREGGLIKEGYNEDVDKYRNAKTEGKTWLAELEAKEREKTGIKNLKIKYNKVFGYYLEVTNSYKDLVPDYFTRKQTLANAERYITPELKELEDMILGAEDKLVSLEYDLFCEVRNKIAEEVVRIQRTAKAIANLDVFVSLAVVADQNNYCRPKMTGSGVIDIKGGRHPVVEKMITNDMFIDNDTYLDNGNNRIAIITGPNMAGKSTYMRQAALIVLMAQIGSFVPASSAKIGIVDRIFTRVGASDDLASGQSTFMVEMNEVANILRNATSNSLLVLDEIGRGTSTFDGLSIAWAVVEHISNPRLLGAKTLFATHYHELTELEGKLNNVHNYCIAVKEKGDDIVFLRKIVQGGADKSYGIQVAKLAGVPDSVIERAKEIVEELSANDITSVTKNITPAASGNKKKKERLDEVDLTQMSLFDTVKDDDILEELKTIDVGNLTPIEALNKLYELQNKIKNRW; from the coding sequence ATGATGCAGCAATATTTAAAAACCAAAGAAGAATATAAAGATTGCATTTTATTTTACAGACTCGGTGATTTTTATGAGATGTTTTTTGATGATGCGATCGTTGTATCGAAAGAACTTGAACTGACATTGACCGGTAAAAGCTGCGGTACCGAGGAGCGTGCGCCGATGTGTGGAGTACCTTATCATGCAGTGGAAGGGTACTTGAATAAACTGGTTGCAAACGGTCATAAAGTTGCGATCTGTGAGCAGGTGGAAGATCCGAAACTCGCAAAAGGATTAGTAAAACGGGAAGTGATCCGCATCGTTACACCTGGAACAAACACAGACATGCAGGCTCTCGATGAATCTAAGAATAATTACATCATGTGTATCGTTTATCTTGCGGATAAATACGGTATTTCTCTGGCTGATATTTCAACTGGAGACTATTTCGTCACAGAGGTAGATTCCGAACGCAAGCTCATTGATGAGATCAATAAATTTGCACCGTCAGAAATCATCTGCAACGAAAGTTTTTACATGAGCGGAGTCGATCTTTCTGATATGAAACACCGTCTCGGTATCGCAGTTTATTCACTGGAATCCTGGTATTTCAGTGATGAGACAGCAGAGAATACCTTAAAAGAACATTTTAAAGTACAGAGTCTTGAAGGATTAGGCTTATCTGATTATGCATGCGGTACGATCGCAGCAGGCGCATTGCTCCGTTATCTGTATGAAACACAGAAAAATGACCTTGGTAATCTTTCTTCCATTCATCCGTATTCAACCGGAAAATATATGATCATTGACAGTTCGACCAGACGCAACTTAGAACTGGTAGAGACGCTGCGGGAGAAACAAAAACGTGGTTCACTGTTATGGGTATTAGACAAGACCAAAACTGCAATGGGTGCGAGAACACTCCGCGCTTATGTAGAGCAGCCACTGATCGATAAGGCAGAGATCGAACTGCGTCAGGAAGCTATCGGTGAATTAAATGATCATGTGATCACAAGAGAGGAATTACGCGAATACTTAAATCCTATCTACGATCTCGAACGTCTGATCACCCGTGTGACTTACCGGACAGCCAACCCGCGTGACCTGATCGCATTTAAAAATTCAATCAGTATGCTTCCTCCGATCAAATCTCTGCTTGATGAGTTTGACGGTGCATTGTTAAAAAATATCCAGAATGATATTGATTCCATGGAGGAACTGTGTTCACTCATTGATAATTCGATCATGGAAGAGCCTCCTATATCTGTGCGTGAGGGTGGTCTGATCAAAGAAGGCTATAACGAAGATGTCGATAAATACCGCAATGCAAAAACAGAAGGCAAGACCTGGCTTGCAGAATTAGAAGCAAAAGAACGTGAAAAAACAGGAATCAAAAATTTAAAGATCAAATACAACAAAGTGTTCGGTTATTATCTGGAAGTAACCAATTCTTACAAAGATCTGGTACCGGATTACTTTACAAGGAAGCAGACACTTGCCAATGCAGAGCGCTACATTACACCGGAATTAAAAGAATTAGAAGATATGATCTTAGGTGCGGAGGACAAACTTGTCAGCTTAGAATATGATCTGTTCTGTGAGGTCCGCAACAAAATTGCAGAAGAAGTTGTCCGTATCCAGCGCACAGCAAAAGCGATCGCAAACCTGGATGTTTTTGTTTCACTTGCAGTTGTTGCCGATCAGAATAATTACTGCAGACCAAAGATGACAGGCAGTGGTGTGATCGATATCAAAGGCGGCAGACATCCGGTTGTCGAAAAAATGATCACCAATGATATGTTTATCGATAACGATACATATTTAGACAACGGAAATAACCGGATAGCCATCATAACCGGACCGAACATGGCTGGTAAATCCACCTATATGAGACAGGCAGCACTGATCGTTCTGATGGCACAGATCGGAAGTTTTGTTCCTGCTTCATCTGCTAAGATCGGCATTGTTGACCGTATCTTTACACGTGTCGGCGCGTCAGACGACTTAGCGAGCGGCCAGAGCACTTTTATGGTGGAGATGAATGAAGTCGCCAATATTCTGCGTAATGCGACATCAAACTCTCTTCTGGTACTCGATGAGATCGGACGAGGAACAAGTACTTTTGACGGTTTAAGTATTGCATGGGCCGTGGTCGAACATATCAGCAATCCACGCCTGCTCGGCGCAAAAACACTGTTTGCAACACATTATCACGAGCTGACCGAGCTGGAAGGGAAACTGAACAATGTGCACAACTACTGCATTGCCGTAAAAGAAAAAGGTGATGACATTGTATTCTTACGTAAGATTGTGCAGGGCGGTGCAGACAAGAGTTATGGTATCCAGGTTGCAAAACTTGCCGGTGTTCCGGATTCTGTCATTGAACGTGCGAAGGAGATCGTGGAAGAGTTAAGCGCAAACGATATCACATCCGTCACGAAAAACATCACACCTGCAGCATCAGGAAATAAAAAGAAAAAAGAGCGTCTTGACGAAGTTGATTTGACACAGATGTCTTTATTTGATACCGTAAAAGACGACGATATCTTAGAAGAATTAAAGACGATCGATGTTGGAAACCTAACACCGATCGAGGCGTTAAACAAACTTTATGAATTACAGAATAAAATAAAAAACCGATGGTAG
- a CDS encoding FAD-dependent thymidylate synthase: protein MGTITILPETTKNPITLMGQRAGVCWGGNIEDPAKNYKRGMDCIISGHGRVMEYVNVEMIISGYSARVEREWYTHIGGSPTRLQSSTRYINYAGRGFDYIIPPSIKNNEEALKKYQALMAHINEECRSLQEDYGIPKEDVANGLPLGMTASIVDKRNLRSLAEMSHQRMCNRAYWEFRQLFGDIIKALSEYSEEWRWITENLFMPKCDYFGYCSETRPCGKPVSGVPKMPRP, encoded by the coding sequence ATGGGCACAATTACAATTTTACCGGAAACCACGAAAAACCCGATCACACTGATGGGACAGCGTGCCGGCGTCTGCTGGGGAGGAAATATAGAAGATCCGGCAAAGAATTATAAGAGAGGTATGGACTGTATCATTTCCGGACATGGAAGGGTCATGGAATATGTAAATGTAGAAATGATCATTTCCGGTTATTCAGCAAGAGTAGAGCGTGAATGGTATACACATATCGGCGGTTCACCAACACGTTTACAGTCAAGCACACGCTACATCAATTATGCCGGACGCGGATTTGACTACATCATCCCGCCGTCAATCAAAAACAACGAAGAAGCATTGAAAAAATATCAGGCATTGATGGCTCATATCAATGAAGAATGCCGTTCTCTTCAGGAAGATTACGGTATTCCAAAGGAAGATGTTGCAAACGGACTGCCGCTTGGTATGACAGCATCTATCGTAGATAAGAGAAATCTGCGCAGTTTAGCGGAGATGAGTCATCAGAGAATGTGTAACCGCGCATACTGGGAATTCCGTCAGCTGTTCGGTGATATCATAAAAGCACTTTCTGAGTATTCCGAGGAATGGCGCTGGATCACCGAGAATTTATTTATGCCAAAATGCGATTATTTCGGATACTGTTCCGAGACAAGACCGTGCGGCAAACCGGTATCCGGTGTTCCGAAAATGCCGAGACCATAA
- the mutL gene encoding DNA mismatch repair endonuclease MutL: MPEITLLSQETIDKIAAGEVVERPSSVVKELVENAIDAKATAITVEVKEGGISFIRITDNGCGIERAQVPVAFLRHSTSKIKSVEDLMSITSLGFRGEALSSIAAVSQVELITKTYGELTGTRYVIEGSKEKENEEIGAPEGTTFIVRNLFYNTPARRKFLKTAQTEGNYINDLMERLALSHPDVSFKFINNGQTKMHTSGNSREKDMIYHIYGRDITSGLLEIDHKNEYFHLKGFIGKPIISRGNRNFENYFINGRYIKSSLLSKSIEEAYKGFLMQHQYPFCVLYFTMDTDLLDVNVHPTKMELRFSNNEAIYKTLFEIIRGTLTHKDFIPEVPVQEEKVQKRENIKAPLPEPFERRGVETVRSGHRFQPQDVYAQGQAGMPRKGTVPQNEPVRSQAAVSAQNAIPQKESAPPENLSIFNSLLPKKEPAGSDNSSDMQLKRPSASTEHNLAHETDAGQSADRVSETNTYTVSKPVPQLMPTDKPAKSLPEKTPAPSPESTVTYEQQELAAVSEGFLTKDAKKRHKIIGQLFDTYWMVEYEDKLFIIDQHAAHEKVLYEKTMKKVHEKTFSSQTLSPPIILTLSLEEIEMLEKYKAQIDTFGYEIEPFGGKEYAITAIPADFTGIDTKTMFLEMLDDFANINGNDSPNAIMEKVASMSCKAAIKGNQHISRPEAERLIDELLELENPYNCPHGRPTIISMTKYEIEKKFKRIV; the protein is encoded by the coding sequence ATGCCGGAAATTACACTGCTCAGTCAGGAGACAATTGATAAGATTGCTGCAGGGGAAGTAGTAGAACGCCCTTCCTCTGTGGTAAAGGAACTGGTAGAAAATGCCATTGATGCAAAAGCGACTGCCATTACTGTTGAGGTCAAAGAGGGCGGTATCTCATTTATCCGCATCACTGACAATGGCTGTGGTATTGAGCGTGCACAGGTACCGGTTGCGTTTTTGCGACATTCGACCAGTAAGATCAAAAGCGTGGAAGATCTAATGAGCATCACTTCTTTAGGATTCCGCGGTGAGGCACTTTCCAGTATCGCCGCAGTATCGCAGGTCGAACTAATCACAAAGACCTATGGCGAACTGACAGGTACCCGCTATGTCATTGAGGGATCAAAAGAAAAGGAAAATGAAGAGATCGGTGCACCGGAGGGAACCACCTTTATCGTACGTAACCTTTTTTATAATACCCCGGCAAGACGTAAATTTTTAAAGACCGCACAGACAGAGGGCAATTACATCAACGATCTGATGGAACGGCTTGCTCTGTCACATCCGGATGTTTCCTTTAAATTTATCAATAACGGGCAGACAAAAATGCATACTTCCGGCAATTCCAGGGAAAAAGATATGATCTATCATATCTATGGCAGGGATATCACCTCCGGTCTTTTGGAAATCGATCATAAAAACGAATATTTTCATCTCAAAGGATTTATCGGGAAACCCATAATTTCCCGTGGAAACCGTAATTTTGAAAATTATTTTATCAATGGACGTTATATAAAGAGTTCACTGCTCTCAAAGTCGATTGAAGAAGCATATAAGGGATTTCTGATGCAGCACCAGTATCCGTTTTGTGTTCTGTACTTTACGATGGATACGGATCTGTTGGATGTCAACGTACACCCGACAAAGATGGAACTTCGTTTTTCAAACAATGAAGCGATTTATAAAACACTGTTTGAAATCATCCGGGGAACATTGACACACAAAGATTTTATCCCGGAAGTGCCGGTGCAGGAAGAAAAGGTACAAAAACGGGAAAACATCAAAGCACCACTGCCGGAGCCATTTGAGCGGCGAGGTGTTGAGACAGTACGGAGCGGGCATAGGTTCCAGCCGCAGGATGTGTATGCGCAGGGGCAGGCGGGAATGCCACGCAAAGGAACTGTGCCGCAGAATGAGCCAGTCCGATCGCAGGCAGCAGTTTCAGCGCAAAATGCAATACCTCAGAAGGAATCAGCACCGCCGGAAAATCTTTCGATTTTTAATTCTCTGCTTCCAAAGAAAGAACCGGCCGGTTCTGATAATTCGTCCGATATGCAGCTAAAACGACCTTCTGCAAGTACAGAACATAACCTTGCGCATGAGACTGATGCAGGGCAGTCCGCAGACCGGGTATCGGAAACTAATACATACACCGTTTCCAAACCAGTACCGCAGCTAATGCCAACAGATAAACCAGCCAAAAGCCTGCCAGAAAAGACACCGGCACCTTCCCCAGAGTCAACAGTCACTTACGAGCAGCAGGAACTTGCAGCAGTCTCCGAAGGTTTTCTGACTAAAGATGCCAAAAAGCGCCATAAGATCATCGGACAGCTCTTCGACACCTACTGGATGGTGGAATATGAGGATAAGCTGTTCATCATTGATCAGCATGCGGCACATGAAAAAGTACTTTATGAGAAAACAATGAAAAAAGTGCATGAAAAAACATTTTCATCACAGACGTTAAGTCCGCCGATCATTTTAACATTAAGCCTTGAAGAAATTGAAATGCTTGAAAAATATAAGGCACAGATTGATACATTCGGGTATGAGATCGAGCCGTTTGGCGGAAAAGAATATGCAATAACTGCCATTCCGGCTGATTTTACAGGAATCGACACAAAAACAATGTTTCTTGAAATGTTAGATGATTTTGCAAATATTAACGGAAATGATTCTCCCAATGCTATTATGGAGAAAGTTGCTTCTATGTCCTGTAAGGCTGCAATCAAGGGAAACCAGCACATCAGCAGACCAGAGGCGGAGCGGCTCATTGATGAACTGTTAGAACTGGAAAATCCATATAACTGCCCACATGGACGCCCGACGATCATTTCCATGACAAAATATGAAATCGAAAAGAAATTTAAAAGGATTGTCTGA
- the miaA gene encoding tRNA (adenosine(37)-N6)-dimethylallyltransferase MiaA, protein MKQKPMIILTGPTAVGKSALSVELAKKINGAVISADSMQVYRHMDIGSAKVMPEEMQGITHYMIDELEPDEEFHVVRFTTMAKEYLKEIYAAGKIPIIAGGTGFYIQALLYDIDFTEQQCDEAYRRQLEEQAKEHGAGYLHEMLRKVDPASAEAIHANNVKRVIRALEFYHLSGQKISEHNETERQKQSPYNFAYFVLNDERAKLYERIDKRVDAMIAAGLVNEVQKLKDMGCSREMVSMQGLGYKEILAYLDGEYTLEEAVYIIKRETRHFAKRQLTWFKRERDVIWLDKQTFGYDDAAILTDMISILQEKEIISHE, encoded by the coding sequence ATGAAACAAAAACCAATGATTATTCTGACCGGTCCTACCGCGGTGGGAAAAAGTGCCCTCTCGGTAGAACTTGCGAAAAAAATAAACGGAGCGGTCATCTCTGCAGACTCCATGCAGGTCTACCGCCATATGGATATCGGCTCTGCCAAGGTTATGCCGGAGGAAATGCAGGGAATTACGCATTATATGATCGATGAATTAGAACCTGACGAAGAATTTCATGTTGTGCGTTTTACAACGATGGCAAAAGAATATTTAAAAGAAATCTATGCGGCGGGGAAAATCCCGATCATAGCCGGCGGCACCGGATTTTATATTCAGGCACTTTTGTACGATATTGATTTTACAGAGCAGCAGTGTGATGAGGCATACCGCAGACAATTAGAGGAACAGGCAAAAGAACACGGAGCCGGATATCTGCATGAAATGCTGCGCAAAGTCGACCCTGCATCTGCGGAGGCGATTCATGCCAATAATGTCAAACGTGTGATCCGGGCTTTAGAATTTTATCATTTATCCGGTCAGAAAATATCTGAACACAATGAAACGGAGCGTCAAAAACAATCTCCTTATAATTTTGCCTATTTTGTTCTTAACGATGAACGCGCAAAATTGTATGAGCGCATTGACAAACGTGTAGATGCGATGATAGCAGCAGGACTGGTAAATGAAGTTCAAAAATTAAAAGATATGGGGTGCAGCCGGGAAATGGTTTCCATGCAGGGACTCGGCTATAAGGAGATACTTGCATATTTAGACGGCGAATATACCTTAGAGGAAGCCGTCTATATCATCAAACGGGAAACCCGTCATTTTGCCAAACGCCAGTTAACGTGGTTTAAAAGAGAACGCGATGTGATCTGGCTCGACAAGCAGACATTTGGCTATGATGATGCAGCAATTTTAACAGATATGATATCAATTTTACAGGAAAAGGAAATAATCAGTCATGAATAA
- a CDS encoding methionine gamma-lyase family protein: MNKWMEEQYEALGISREVYEFGEKIEASLKERFEAIDATAEYNQLKVIKAMQDNRVSAECFNMSSGYGYNDLGRDTLEKVYASCFKGEDALVRPQITCGTHALALALMSNLRPGDELLSPVGKPYDTLEEVIGIRPSKGSLAEYGVSYRQVDLLPDGSFDYDHIKEAINERTKLVTIQRSKGYATRPTLSVARIGELISFIKKIKPDVICMVDNCYGEFVEEREPLEVGADMIVGSLIKNPGGGLAPIGGYIVGKKECVENAAYRLTSPGLGKEVGASLGVIQSFYQGFFLAPTVVSGALKGAIFAANIYEKLGFEVIPNGSESRHDIIQAVSFHNPDALIAFCEGIQAAAPVDSYVTPEPWAMPGYDSDVIMAAGAFVQGSSIELSADGPIKPPYAVYFQGGLTWYHAKLGILKSLQKLKERKLVDLDLL; the protein is encoded by the coding sequence ATGAATAAATGGATGGAAGAACAGTATGAAGCTCTTGGTATTTCAAGAGAAGTATATGAATTTGGAGAAAAGATCGAAGCCTCCTTAAAAGAGCGTTTTGAAGCGATTGATGCAACGGCTGAATATAATCAGTTAAAAGTGATCAAAGCTATGCAGGATAACCGTGTAAGTGCAGAATGCTTTAACATGTCCTCCGGATACGGTTATAATGATCTCGGACGTGATACATTAGAAAAAGTATATGCATCCTGCTTTAAAGGAGAAGATGCTTTAGTACGCCCGCAGATCACCTGCGGCACACATGCACTGGCACTTGCTTTAATGTCTAACCTTCGTCCGGGAGACGAACTGTTGTCCCCGGTCGGAAAACCATATGACACGTTAGAGGAAGTGATCGGTATCCGCCCATCTAAGGGATCGCTGGCAGAATACGGCGTATCCTATCGTCAGGTAGATCTTCTGCCGGACGGAAGTTTCGATTATGACCACATCAAAGAAGCGATTAATGAGCGCACAAAACTCGTAACGATCCAGCGATCCAAAGGATACGCGACAAGACCAACACTTTCTGTGGCACGTATTGGAGAATTGATCTCGTTTATCAAAAAAATTAAGCCAGACGTCATCTGTATGGTAGATAACTGTTACGGTGAATTTGTGGAAGAACGTGAGCCTCTTGAGGTCGGAGCAGATATGATCGTAGGTTCCCTGATCAAAAATCCGGGCGGCGGTCTTGCACCGATCGGCGGTTATATCGTTGGAAAAAAAGAATGTGTTGAAAATGCGGCTTATCGCCTGACTTCTCCGGGACTCGGAAAAGAAGTCGGTGCATCATTAGGCGTTATCCAGTCTTTCTATCAGGGATTTTTCCTTGCACCTACTGTAGTAAGTGGTGCATTAAAGGGAGCGATCTTTGCAGCAAATATCTATGAAAAACTTGGATTCGAAGTTATTCCAAACGGCAGTGAAAGCCGCCACGATATCATTCAGGCAGTTTCATTCCACAATCCGGATGCACTGATCGCTTTTTGCGAAGGGATTCAGGCGGCTGCTCCGGTTGACAGCTATGTAACACCGGAACCATGGGCAATGCCTGGATATGACAGTGATGTTATTATGGCTGCAGGTGCTTTTGTTCAGGGATCCTCCATTGAGCTGAGTGCAGATGGTCCGATCAAGCCTCCATATGCCGTTTATTTTCAGGGCGGACTGACCTGGTACCATGCAAAACTGGGTATTCTGAAATCTTTACAAAAACTTAAGGAACGAAAACTTGTCGACCTTGACTTGTTATGA
- the radC gene encoding RadC family protein: MNKNTTVKELPDSEKPYEKFLTYGPEYLSDAELLAVIIRSGTSGLKSVEVAQNLLNDGQRNLLNLYDIPFEKMQKIRGIGPVKAIQLKCIAELSKRIAQTRSAPDICMTNPKTIADYYMEHLRHESKEHLIICMFDNKCHMKGDKLLSIGSANETIVSPREVFETAINCHAAHLILVHNHPSGIPEPSHADDIVTKRILNCGQLMGIPLSDHVIIGDHSYFSYRENNRIVV, translated from the coding sequence ATGAACAAAAATACTACGGTAAAAGAATTGCCGGATTCGGAAAAACCATATGAAAAGTTTCTTACATATGGACCGGAATACCTAAGTGATGCGGAGCTTTTAGCAGTGATCATCCGTTCAGGGACAAGTGGTCTAAAGTCTGTGGAAGTCGCGCAGAATCTGCTAAATGATGGTCAGCGCAATTTATTAAATCTCTATGATATTCCATTTGAAAAGATGCAGAAAATACGTGGAATTGGCCCGGTAAAGGCAATCCAGTTAAAATGCATTGCAGAATTATCAAAACGGATTGCGCAGACACGGTCAGCTCCTGATATCTGTATGACGAACCCAAAAACAATCGCAGATTACTATATGGAACATCTGCGTCATGAAAGCAAAGAACATCTGATTATCTGTATGTTCGACAATAAATGTCACATGAAAGGTGATAAACTGCTTTCTATCGGCAGCGCAAATGAAACAATTGTTTCACCACGCGAAGTTTTCGAGACAGCAATCAATTGTCATGCAGCACATCTTATCTTAGTCCATAATCATCCAAGTGGTATACCAGAACCGTCCCATGCAGATGATATTGTCACAAAACGCATTTTAAACTGTGGACAACTGATGGGCATTCCGCTTTCCGACCATGTTATTATCGGGGATCATTCTTACTTTAGTTACAGAGAAAATAACAGGATCGTGGTATAA
- a CDS encoding rod shape-determining protein produces MTNNVYGIDLGTCNMKIYCKSSNKILNEKNTIALKNKDEIYAYGNSAYAMYEKAPESIHVTFPVTTGVIADFNNLQSMIQLFLETHVKGSLKGAEFIVAVPTSITEVEKKAFFDMFYKSKMKPKSVLLCEKPIADAVGLGLDVNEPTGIMVVDIGADTTEISVISLGGLVLSDLLHFGGNKIDESIITYVKRNYNLVIGQKTAQSMKERLGSGIPGNEDTMIVVGRDVVSGLPIEMEMSGTVVYEAIKDNLESICNSIKMILEKTPPELAKDIIHSGIYITGGSSQIHDLDKLFADITGIDINTCEEPEECVVRGLVKIVSDSKYKHLAFSMKSKILI; encoded by the coding sequence ATGACAAACAACGTATACGGTATTGATCTTGGAACATGCAATATGAAGATTTACTGCAAATCTTCCAACAAGATCTTAAATGAAAAAAACACGATCGCATTAAAAAATAAAGATGAGATCTACGCTTATGGTAACTCGGCATACGCAATGTATGAAAAGGCTCCGGAGTCTATCCATGTGACATTCCCTGTTACAACAGGTGTCATCGCAGATTTCAACAATCTTCAGTCCATGATACAGCTCTTCTTAGAAACGCATGTTAAAGGGAGCCTGAAGGGTGCAGAATTTATCGTCGCAGTACCAACAAGTATCACGGAAGTGGAGAAAAAAGCGTTCTTTGACATGTTCTATAAGAGCAAGATGAAACCAAAGAGTGTACTTTTATGTGAAAAACCGATCGCTGATGCCGTTGGGTTGGGATTAGATGTCAATGAACCGACCGGTATCATGGTTGTAGACATCGGTGCAGATACAACGGAGATCTCCGTTATTTCACTTGGCGGACTTGTACTTAGTGATCTGCTTCATTTTGGTGGAAATAAGATTGATGAATCCATCATTACCTATGTAAAACGCAATTACAATCTGGTCATCGGACAGAAAACTGCCCAGAGCATGAAAGAACGCTTAGGTTCCGGTATCCCGGGCAATGAAGACACGATGATCGTTGTCGGAAGAGATGTCGTAAGTGGTCTTCCGATTGAAATGGAAATGTCCGGTACTGTAGTATATGAAGCCATCAAAGATAACCTTGAAAGTATCTGTAATTCCATCAAAATGATCTTAGAGAAAACACCACCGGAACTTGCAAAAGACATTATCCATTCCGGAATCTATATCACAGGCGGAAGTTCCCAGATTCACGATCTGGATAAATTATTTGCAGATATCACAGGCATTGATATCAATACCTGTGAAGAACCGGAAGAGTGTGTTGTACGTGGTCTTGTAAAAATTGTATCTGACAGCAAATACAAACATCTGGCATTCAGCATGAAAAGTAAGATCTTGATTTAG
- the mreC gene encoding rod shape-determining protein MreC, with protein sequence MRRKPKFVLPTKYILLILSGVCIVAILLSFTLGISGGPLNTVAGYVFIPMQRGINSVGTWIGEKADNLKKLNDVMAENEDLKHQVDDLTTELNTIKLEQYELENLRELLNLDQKYPSYDKVAANVIGKDGGNWFTNFTIDKGSNDGIEVDMNVIAGSGLVGIVTDVGPNYAKVSSIINDTMKVSGMVSTTSDNLIVNGSLQDMNENMVIEFSNLNDKNNEVAIGDPVVTSYVSNRYQQGILIGYISTLSMDSNNLTKSGTITPAVDFEHIEEVLVILNKKQTAES encoded by the coding sequence ATGAGACGAAAACCAAAATTTGTTCTTCCCACAAAATATATACTGCTTATCTTAAGCGGTGTATGTATTGTGGCAATATTACTCAGTTTTACACTTGGCATATCCGGCGGACCATTAAATACTGTCGCCGGATATGTATTTATTCCAATGCAGCGCGGTATTAATTCCGTTGGCACCTGGATTGGCGAAAAAGCAGACAATCTAAAAAAATTAAATGACGTCATGGCTGAAAACGAAGACCTGAAACATCAGGTAGATGATCTGACAACCGAATTAAATACAATCAAGTTAGAACAATATGAGCTTGAGAACTTAAGAGAACTCTTAAATCTGGATCAGAAATACCCAAGTTATGACAAAGTTGCTGCAAATGTTATCGGAAAAGACGGTGGCAACTGGTTTACCAATTTTACGATCGACAAGGGATCAAACGATGGAATTGAAGTGGATATGAATGTGATTGCAGGAAGTGGTCTTGTGGGAATTGTTACTGATGTAGGACCTAATTATGCAAAAGTATCTTCGATCATCAATGATACCATGAAAGTCAGTGGTATGGTGTCGACCACATCCGACAATCTGATCGTAAATGGCAGTTTACAGGATATGAATGAAAATATGGTCATTGAATTTTCCAATCTCAACGATAAGAATAATGAAGTTGCTATCGGTGATCCTGTCGTTACCTCTTATGTATCAAACCGTTATCAGCAGGGTATTCTGATCGGTTATATCAGTACACTTAGCATGGATTCTAATAATCTTACAAAGTCGGGTACCATCACACCGGCAGTCGATTTTGAGCATATCGAAGAAGTTCTTGTCATTTTAAATAAGAAACAGACAGCAGAATCTTAG